A single Impatiens glandulifera unplaced genomic scaffold, dImpGla2.1, whole genome shotgun sequence DNA region contains:
- the LOC124918279 gene encoding serine-rich adhesin for platelets-like yields the protein MGGDNKQGLKKIGYVGGFLQLFDWKSKSRKKLFASKSDLSEQSKGKKGTHGNHPTTRFYLTDDDETLMGSSLKGSEYSCASSMTDDDGYGNKAPGVVARLMGLDSLPTSYFGEPCATTPFLDSQSLKDHCQTLSGTSIQNSVEIMSQKMINSPIKKFQTEILPPKSAKPIPITQNKLLSPIKSPGFVLLKDASDIMEAAAKIIDPGLQASSSSTSKSKTRLIGSSSVPLKVKDLKEKAEGVQKSSRFPKGQCRSRSSSDDDVNNKGRSISLAVQAKVNVQKREGLSQNAIRSSSGQKEQSIKNQQNCQKKPSTNNSSTSLRQNNNPKQSCLVDKENLPSKKNNHPKQSCLLDKENLPSKPLPKVQGRRTKPVDSSPGQMKSIVKSKATDHGSKSASLKNRLNEGNSHQEKNDRQISLKSATERNLTRAEENKGKGVDVVSFTFTSPISRSMKSEKPRRASQKNMNGGDGDALSALLEQKLKELTHIVDSNGDYSSSSSSTSQDSVSDIESVTTTQISYDSMNQKAAHHHHRLQINEEMNMEPSKMLEKHYPSPISVLESSSLTESCNSSKSITTTTTSSVQADANLSDTDSSTSTIIAPSSGWELEYIKEILLDMEPMFEDYAIGRSQHFVNPQIFHRIENSQKCSYGGDVGKQMRKVLFDFVNESMDLRCRQYTRGGCGYKKGMQTMMRRKEWLAEEVYAEMEGWRGSGDCMVDDLVEKDMSSQFGKWVEFDVAVFEVGVKIEGRILTSLINEVVADIFRL from the exons ATGGGTGGGGATAATAAACAAGGACTGAAGAAAATAGGTTATGTTGGCGGATTCCTGCAGCTGTTTGACTGGAAATCAAAATCTAGGAAGAAGCTATTTGCTAGCAAGTCTGATTTATCAG AACAATCAAAGGGGAAAAAAGGAACACATGGAAATCATCCAACTACACGGTTTTATCTG ACTGATGATGATGAAACTCTAATGGGTTCAAGTCTTAAAGGTAGTGAATATAGTTGTGCTTCATCAATGACTGATGATGATGGATACGGAAATAAGGCTCCTGGTGTGGTTGCCCGACTAATGGGGTTAGATTCATTGCCCACATCTTATTTCGGAGAGCCTTGTGCAACCACTCCATTTCTTGACTCACAGTCTCTTAAAGATCATTGTCAAACACTTTCGGGGACATCAATCCAGAATTCAGTTGAGATTATGTCACAGAAAATGATAAACAGCCCTATTAAGAAGTTCCAAACTGAAATATTGCCTCCTAAGTCGGCTAAACCGATACCCATCACTCAAAATAAGCTTTTGTCGCCAATTAAAAGCCCCGGTTTTGTTCTTTTGAAGGATGCATCCGACATAATGGAAGCTGCTGCCAAAATCATTGATCCGGGACTACAAGCTTCATCATCATCTACTTCCAAGTCCAAAACGCGTTTGATTGGATCTTCATCCGTTCCTTTGAAAGTTAAGGATTTGAAAGAGAAAGCAGAAGGTGTTCAAAAATCATCCAGGTTTCCAAAGGGACAATGCAGATCAAGATCCTCTTCTGATGATGATGTAAATAACAAAGGCAGGTCTATTTCGCTTGCTGTTCAAGCAAAAGTTAACGTTCAGAAACGGGAAGGGTTGAGCCAAAATGCTATCAGAAGCTCATCTGGACAGAAAGAACAATCGATCAAAAATCAACAGAACTGCCAGAAAAAGCCTTCAACAAACAATTCTTCAACTTCCCTTAGGCAGAACAACAACCCAAAACAGAGCTGCCTAGTTGATAAAGAGAATTTACCTTCTAAGAAGAACAACCACCCAAAACAGAGCTGCCTACTTGATAAAGAGAATTTACCTTCTAAGCCTCTTCCTAAGGTGCAAGGAAGAAGAACAAAACCAGTCGACTCTTCTCCTGGTCAAATGAAATCCATTGTCAAATCCAAAGCAACTGATCATGGTTCAAAAAGTGCATCCCTGAAGAATAGGTTGAATGAAGGCAATTCTCATCAAGAGAAGAATGACAGACAAATCTCATTGAAATCAGCAACAGAAAGAAATCTTACTCGGGCTGAGGAAAACAAAGGCAAAGGTGTAGATGTCGTCTCTTTTACATTCACGTCTCCAATCTCAAGATCAATGAAAAGCGAGAAACCACGACGGGCATCCCAGAAAAATATGAATGGAGGTGATGGTGATGCTTTAAGCGCTTTGTTGGAGCAAAAGCTAAAAGAATTAACTCACATTGTTGATTCAAATGGCgactattcttcttcttcttcttccacttCTCAAGATTCGGTTTCAGATATTGAATCAGTGACTACCACACAGATATCATATGATAGTATGAACCAAAAGGCGGCACATCATCATCATAGGCTTCAG ATAAACGAAGAAATGAACATGGAACCTTCCAAAATGCTAGAAAAACATTATCCAAGTCCAATCTCAGTTCTAGAATCTTCTAGTCTGACAGAAAGTTGTAACTCCTCAAAAAGTATTACTACTACGACTACATCATCAGTCCAAGCTGATGCCAACTTATCAGATACAGATTCATCCACTTCCACAATTATCGCTCCATCAAGTGGATGGGAACTTGAGTATATAAAGGAGATACTGTTGGACATGGAGCCAATGTTTGAAGACTATGCAATAGGCCGTTCTCAACATTTTGTAAATCCCCAAATATTCCATCGAATTGAGAACAGCCAAAAATGTTCTTATGGAGGAGATGTTGGAAAGCAGATGaggaaagtcttgtttgattttgtgaATGAAAGCATGGATTTGAGATGCAGGCAGTATACAAGAGGGGGATGCGGTTATAAGAAGGGAATGCAGACGATGATGAGAAGAAAAGAGTGGTTAGCGGAAGAAGTATATGCGGAGATGGAAGGATGGAGAGGATCGGGAGATTGTATGGTGGATGATTTAGTTGAAAAAGATATGAGCAGCCAGTTTGGGAAATGGGTTGAGTTTGATGTTGCAGTATTTGAAGTTGGAGTGAAGATTGAAGGAAGAATCCTCACCTCATTGATTAATGAAGTTGTTGCAGATATCTTCAGACTGTAA